One window of the Pseudomonas sp. MPC6 genome contains the following:
- the istB gene encoding IS21-like element ISPre4 family helper ATPase IstB — protein MLPNPTLDKLQTLRLHGMIKALGEQHATPDINDLSFDERLGLMVDRELTERENARLTTRLKTARLRHNACLEDIDYRSPRGLDKSLILQLGSGQWLRDGLNLIIGGPTGVGKTWLACALAHKACRDGYSVRYLRLPRLMEELGLAHGDGRFAKLMAGYAKTDLLILDDWGLATFTAPQRRDMLELLDDRYGNRSTLVTSQMPVDKWHALIGDPTLGDAILDRLVHNAYRIELKGESLRRRTTKLTVTGASD, from the coding sequence ATGCTACCCAACCCGACTCTGGACAAGCTGCAAACCCTGCGCCTGCACGGCATGATCAAAGCGCTAGGCGAGCAACACGCGACGCCCGACATCAACGACCTCAGCTTCGATGAGCGCTTGGGCCTGATGGTCGACCGCGAGCTGACAGAGCGTGAAAACGCGCGCTTGACCACCCGCCTCAAAACAGCCCGACTGCGCCACAACGCCTGCCTGGAAGACATCGATTACCGCAGCCCGCGTGGCCTGGATAAGTCGCTGATCCTGCAACTGGGCAGCGGCCAATGGCTGCGCGATGGCCTGAACCTGATCATCGGCGGCCCGACTGGCGTAGGCAAAACGTGGCTCGCCTGCGCGCTGGCCCACAAGGCCTGCCGGGACGGCTACAGCGTGCGCTACCTGCGCCTGCCGCGTCTGATGGAAGAACTGGGCCTGGCGCACGGTGATGGTCGCTTCGCCAAGCTGATGGCGGGCTATGCCAAGACTGACCTATTGATTTTGGACGACTGGGGTCTTGCGACGTTTACTGCACCGCAACGGCGCGACATGTTGGAACTGCTGGACGACCGCTACGGGAACCGCTCAACACTGGTGACCAGTCAAATGCCGGTGGACAAATGGCATGCACTGATCGGCGATCCAACCTTGGGCGATGCGATCCTCGACCGGTTGGTGCACAACGCTTATCGGATCGAACTGAAGGGCGAATCGCTGCGCAGGCGCACAACGAAATTGACTGTAACTGGGGCTTCAGACTAA
- the istA gene encoding IS21 family transposase, with the protein MRKIREVLRLKFDAGLSVRKIARSLSIGHSSAGDYLCRFAASGLQWPIDISDAELNRRLFPPAVPVPSDQRPMPDWAWVHAELRRPGVTLALLWQEYRLSQPQGFQYSWYCEHYRLWAAKIDVVMRQEHRAGEKLFVDYAGQTVPIIDRRTGEIRQAQVFVAVLGASSYTFAEATWSQKLPDWLGSHARCFAFLGGTSQILVPDNLRSGVTKAHRYEPDINPSYRDLAEHYGVAVLPARSRKPKDKAKVEVGVQVVERWILAALRNRQFFSLGELNTAIGVLLERLNQRPFKKLPGSRRSAFEAIDQPALQPLPEHPYVYAEWKKVRVHIDYHVEADGHFYSVPYQLVKRQLEVRLTAQTVECFHANQRVASHRRSPHKGRHTTQIEHMPKSHREHAEWTPQRLIRWAEQTGPNTAGVIAYILERRIHPQHGFRACLGILRLGKHHGEARLEAACQRALALGACSYKSLESILRQGLEKLPLAQQNLPLLPDEHINLRGPGYYH; encoded by the coding sequence ATGCGTAAAATCCGAGAGGTACTACGCCTAAAGTTCGACGCCGGCCTGTCCGTGCGCAAGATCGCCAGAAGCTTATCCATTGGCCATTCGAGTGCAGGAGACTACCTTTGCCGGTTCGCTGCCAGTGGGCTTCAGTGGCCCATCGATATCTCTGATGCGGAGCTGAACCGACGCTTGTTTCCACCGGCAGTGCCGGTGCCGAGCGATCAACGCCCGATGCCTGACTGGGCATGGGTACATGCCGAGTTGCGCCGCCCCGGCGTGACTCTGGCCCTGCTCTGGCAGGAATATCGCCTCAGCCAACCCCAGGGTTTTCAATACAGCTGGTACTGCGAGCACTACCGCCTTTGGGCTGCCAAGATCGACGTGGTCATGCGTCAGGAGCATCGCGCGGGTGAAAAGCTGTTCGTCGATTACGCCGGCCAAACCGTGCCGATCATTGACCGGCGCACCGGCGAAATCCGCCAGGCGCAGGTCTTCGTCGCGGTGCTCGGGGCCTCCAGTTACACCTTTGCCGAAGCCACCTGGTCGCAGAAACTCCCCGACTGGCTGGGCTCTCATGCGCGGTGCTTCGCTTTTCTCGGCGGGACATCGCAGATCCTGGTGCCGGACAATTTACGCAGCGGCGTCACCAAAGCGCATCGCTACGAGCCGGACATCAACCCCAGCTACCGTGACCTTGCCGAGCACTACGGCGTTGCCGTGTTACCTGCCCGATCCCGCAAACCCAAGGACAAAGCCAAGGTCGAAGTGGGTGTGCAGGTCGTCGAGCGCTGGATCTTGGCGGCACTGCGCAACCGCCAGTTTTTCTCCTTGGGCGAACTCAACACGGCCATCGGCGTGTTGCTTGAACGCCTGAACCAACGGCCCTTCAAAAAGCTTCCCGGCTCGCGCCGCTCAGCCTTCGAGGCCATCGACCAACCTGCACTGCAACCGCTCCCAGAGCACCCGTACGTCTACGCCGAATGGAAAAAGGTACGTGTCCACATCGATTACCATGTCGAGGCCGATGGCCACTTCTACTCGGTGCCGTACCAACTGGTGAAGCGCCAGCTCGAAGTGCGCCTGACCGCGCAGACCGTCGAGTGCTTCCACGCCAACCAACGCGTGGCCAGCCACCGGCGCTCGCCACACAAAGGCCGTCACACCACCCAGATCGAGCACATGCCCAAGAGTCACCGCGAACACGCCGAGTGGACGCCGCAACGACTGATCCGCTGGGCAGAGCAGACCGGGCCGAACACTGCCGGCGTCATCGCCTACATCCTCGAACGCCGAATCCATCCGCAGCACGGCTTCCGCGCCTGTCTAGGCATCCTGCGGTTGGGTAAACATCACGGCGAAGCGCGGCTGGAGGCCGCTTGCCAGCGTGCGCTGGCACTGGGCGCATGCAGTTACAAGAGCCTCGAATCGATCCTGCGCCAAGGCCTGGAAAAGCTACCGCTGGCCCAACAAAACCTGCCGCTGTTGCCCGATGAACACATCAACCTGCGTGGCCCTGGCTATTACCACTGA